From the genome of Papaver somniferum cultivar HN1 chromosome 2, ASM357369v1, whole genome shotgun sequence, one region includes:
- the LOC113350271 gene encoding translationally-controlled tumor protein homolog, with translation MLVYQDLLTGDELLSDSFPYEEIVDGMLWQVEGKWVVQGAVDVNIGANPSAEGADADEGVDDTAVKCVDIVDTFRLQEQPPFDKKQFVTYIKRFIKTLTPKLSEEEKAKFNKGIEAATKYLLPKLKDLQFFVGESMHDDATMVFAYYKEGAADPTFLYFAHSLKEIKC, from the exons ATGCTTGTCTACCAGGATCTTCTTACAG GTGATGAGCTTCTCTCGGATTCTTTTCCTTACGAGGAAATTGTAGATGGAATGTTATGGCAAGTTGAGGGGAAG TGGGTTGTTCAAGGAGCTGTTGATGTGAACATTGGTGCTAATCCTTCTGCTGAAGGTGCTGATGCTGATGAGGGTGTTGATGACACAGCTGTGAAATGTGTTGATATTGTCGACACTTTTAGACTCCAG GAACAACCACCTTTTGACAAGAAACAATTCGTTACATACATCAAGCGCTTCATCAAGACTCTTACACCCAAGCTGAGTGAAGAGGAGAAAGCAAAATTCAACAAGGGCATTGAGGCAGCAACCAAGTACCTTCTTCCAAAGCTCAAGGACTTGCAATT TTTTGTCGGGGAGAGCATGCACGATGATGCTACAATGGTGTTTGCATACTACAAGGAAGGTGCTGCTGATCCCACCTTCCTCTACTTTGCCCACTCTCTGAAGGAAATCAAGTGTTAG